TTGTCATTAtattctctattatataagtgtgGAGGgtgatgtgggtaaaaataccccgCCTACGTGGCCCAATTGTTGCATGACAGGTGGCACCTCCCGATTGGTCAGCCGCCTACCTGGCTGCCATCTAGGAGTCGGAGTATGTTGATGCTTGACTGGCCTAAATGTGCCCATTACTtttaaggcccatggcccataggGAATGTTATGatggtgacacatgtcattatcTGATAAACTAGCCAATCATATGAGATTACCCTAGGGTTTCCCCCCAAAAGGGGGAGACTATAAATATACTCAATTCCCAAGGAATTAACACACAATACTAGATAGAGAAACATTCTACTATTTACCTTTAATACTTTCTGTTCATTAATTACATCTTCCTTAAAACCcgtgtcttacttaagcatcggagggaatattccttcgggaatattcttgttttgtaggtacgcggccgacgtggactggactcgacactacgtgtaacctgatacctcctcgtcatcatccaaaggaaaaactcccacaacatttggcgccgtctgtggggaggtaaggTAACATGGTAGACGTCCAGCACTTCGGAGACGGGCCCATCAGTCGGAACGAAAACGATGAAACCGCAATGAATGGTGATCGTCCTCCTCGAGGGAGGGACGACAGAAGCCACCAGTCTGTAGGGCAGGACAGCCATCTTGAACCTCCTCCTGAGCTGCAACCCGAGCAGGTCCAAGTGGAAGATGAGACGGGTCAACCTTCGTTTCCTCCAGGTGGTCACTTGAGGGCCGATGCCGACACAGTTAGGGAAGAGAACCCAGACTTGCCGGTGTCTGTTGGGCAGCTCAAAGATATCTTGGCTGGATTCAAAGCACAGATGGACACTCTCCAAGATGAGATTAAGATTATCCGTTCTCAGTCTCATTAGACGGGGACGGAAGTTCCTTTCTTCAATGGACTCACTCGGTCTAATGTCTGGCGGCAAGACCAAGCCCGAAATGACGATCATGACAGGCGCTTTGAGAGAACAAGAACTTCTTTCTAGCCTATCGCTCCTCGTCGGATCCTCCCAACTTCTCGGCTTGAACCTGGACCGTCCAGAAGAGTACCGATCATTCAGCTAGACCGGCCCCAAGAAACTGAGTTGTCAGATACAGGTTCCACCCTTGTCATGCAAGATTCACCCCTCGCTGCCCCTTCGCGCTGTCTCACCAGGACTCATGTCAGCCGCGCGCATCCCAGAATAGAAGGCAGGACCCAATATGCCATATTCAACAAGGGGTAGCCTGCATTATCCTCGATTACACCACCCCATTCTGTGCTGATATCATGAACGCTCCCAAGGATCCTAAAGTAAAACCACCGGCTATTGACGCCTATGATGGCACGTCTGACCCTGATGTGCACCTTTTGGCCTATCGGCATCATATGTATGTCCAGGGAACTACTGATGCAACCTGGTGCAAATATTTCCCGTCCACTCTGAAAGAGGTTGCCTCCAAATGGTTTGAGAAGTTGCCTGCGGGAACGATCAACACATATGCCGAACTGGAGATGTTGTTTTCGGCAAGATTTATGGCTTataaagaagagaaaaagacgagcatgcatttggGTCGAATACAGCAAGGAAAAGATAAATCTTTGCGAAGCTATGTTCGACGTTTCAATTTGGAATCAGGACAGATTCCAGACCTACCTGACGGGGTGGCGTTTGATAATTTCTTTATGGGACTTAAGAAGGGGTCTTTTAAGTTTGATTTGGTGAAGAAAAGTGTGAGAACCATGGCCGACGCTCTGGATGAGGCCGAGTCCTTTATTCATGCCACTGAAATCTGCTCCGTCCCCAAAGAGTCTAAGGGAACAGAGGCCACAGATCATCCTCAGCGCAAGGATAAGTCAGACAAAAAGACCAGCCGTCCGAATGGGACATGGGCCATTGAAAAGAAAGGATATCATGAAGACCGCTCCCAGGGACAGAAGAGAGGACGACCCTATGACAAAGAAAGGTTTGAATACAACACTGACCTGTATACACTTTCTTCTCTTGTCAGTTAGGACGAAACATCGAAGCTTACATTGATGATTTGAGTAAAAAGCAAGCAACGTGAAAAACACTTGGCTGACTTAAGAGAAACTTTTGAGACGCTCCGAAAATATCAGATGAGGTTGAATCCAAAGAAGTGTGTTTTTGGGGTAACGGCTGGAAAGTTCTTGGGATTCcttattgatgaaagaggaatcgaGGCCAATCCTGATAAAGTACAGGCAGTAATAGATATGACGTCGCCAAAATCAGTCAAGGAAGTCCAACGCCTGACGCGATGTCTAGCGGCCTTGGGGCGGCTCTTATCAAGGGCAGGTGTAAACACCttcttttgtccccattcccgaaagggaaggttcgatgatgagaacataaatctccacttggcaatgcatctcctataaaataacgaatctcaatcaccctttcatttcagccaaaactgctatttatagaaaccttctaagaatagtaactgccgtaagaagtagttgttaaaagtggcaaagtcataaaagatagaaatatgtcagaattaggtgttgcactccaacataagtcctaaaagagatagaattggcaaaaggaattctattcctgttataattcgaaaataagagttacgtattaattaaattcctaacgaacctagagttcgtaacgggcccagacgcattccgtcataaagttaaaaCGCACTAagagactcggataaatctcaaaagctccgtattctaagagt
This genomic stretch from Spinacia oleracea cultivar Varoflay chromosome 3, BTI_SOV_V1, whole genome shotgun sequence harbors:
- the LOC110800416 gene encoding uncharacterized protein gives rise to the protein MNAPKDPKVKPPAIDAYDGTSDPDVHLLAYRHHMYVQGTTDATWCKYFPSTLKEVASKWFEKLPAGTINTYAELEMLFSARFMAYKEEKKTSMHLGRIQQGKDKSLRSYVRRFNLESGQIPDLPDGVAFDNFFMGLKKGSFKFDLVKKSVRTMADALDEAESFIHATEICSVPKESKGTEATDHPQRKDKSDKKTSRPNGTWAIEKKGYHEDRSQGQKRGRPYDKERFEYNTDLYTLSSLVS